A genome region from Triticum aestivum cultivar Chinese Spring chromosome 2B, IWGSC CS RefSeq v2.1, whole genome shotgun sequence includes the following:
- the LOC123047325 gene encoding polyamine oxidase 5: MDQPPNGFAAGGLFVQHIDGQNASPPSVIVIGGGISGIASARALSNASFKVTLLESRERLGGRVHTDYSFGCPIDMGASWLHGVCNENSLAPLIRLLGLRLYRTSGDNSVLYDHDLESYTLFDKDGRQIPQEIVTKVGEIFEQILKETVKVRDEYANDMPLVQAISMVLDRNPHLKLEGLQYEVLQWCICRLEAWFATDVDNISLKNWDQEHVLTGGHGLMVNGYDPVIKALSRDLDVHLNHRVTKIIQRYNKVIVCVEDGTSFVADAAIITVPLGVLKANIIKFEPELPDWKLSAISDLGVGLENKIALRFNTVFWPNVEVLGRVAQTSNACGYFLNLHKATGHPVLVCMVAGRFAYEMEKLSDEESVNFVMSQLRRMLPGATEPVQYLVSRWGTDPNSLGSYSCDLVGKPADLYERFCAPVGNLFFAGEAACIDHSGSVHGAYSSGIDAAEDCRRRLSTQLGISDLFQVGKIVMREEMAEVMVPLQISRL, encoded by the exons ATGGACCAGCCGCCGAATGGCTTCGCCGCCGGAG GTCTTTTCGTTCAGCACATTGATGGGCAAAACGCTTCTCCCCCTTCTGTAATTGTGATTGGTGGAGGGATTTCAGGCATTGCATCTGCTCGTGCCTTGTCAAATGCTTCATTTAAG GTCACATTGTTAGAGTCGCGGGAGCGACTTGGTGGCCGTGTGCATACTGACTATTCTTTTGGCTGCCCAATTGACATGGGAGCATCTTG GTTGCATGGTGTTTGCAACGAGAATTCTTTGGCGCCATTGATTAGGCTTCTTGGGCTTAGATTATATCGCACCAGTGGTGATAACTCTGTGCTTTATGACCATGATTTGGAGAG CTACACGCTCTTTGATAAAGATGGCCGTCAAATTCCCCAGGAGATAGTAACCAAAGTTGGGGAAATATTTGAGCAGATTCTGAAGGAG ACGGTGAAAGTTAGAGATGAGTATGCAAACGACATGCCTCTTGTTCAAGCCATCTCAATGGTGCTTGACAGAAATCCACATCTAAA GCTTGAGGGTTTGCAATATGAAGTATTGCAGTGGTGCATTTGTAGATTGGAAGCATGGTTTGCCACAGACGTGGATAATATATCTTTGAAAAATTGGGATCAG GAACATGTTCTTACTGGTGGACATGGGCTTATGGTGAATGGCTACGACCCTGTTATCAAAGCTCTCTCACGAGATCTTGATGTCCACCTGAACCACAG GGTTACCAAAATCATCCAGCGGTATAATAAAGTCATCGTATGCGTGGAAGACGGTACAAGCTTTGTTGCCGATGCGGCTATAATAACCGTCCCTCTCGGTGTACTCAAGGCGAACATCATCAAGTTTGAACCCGAGCTCCCAGACTGGAAACTGTCGGCAATCTCTGATCTTGGTGTCGGCCTCGAGAACAAGATAGCCCTGCGGTTCAACACTGTATTCTGGCCCAATGTAGAGGTACTGGGCAGGGTTGCCCAGACATCGAATGCGTGCGGCTACTTTCTTAACCTTCACAAAGCCACAGGGCATCCAGTCCTTGTATGCATGGTGGCGGGCAGATTCGCATACGAAATGGAGAAGCTATCAGACGAAGAATCCGTAAACTTTGTCATGTCACAGCTCAGGAGAATGCTGCCAGGGGCCACCGAGCCG GTCCAGTATCTGGTTTCACGGTGGGGAACCGACCCCAACTCGCTCGGCTCCTACTCGTGCGACTTGGTCGGGAAACCGGCCGATTTGTATGAGCGATTCTGCGCTCCGGTGGGTAACCTGTTCTTCGCCGGGGAGGCCGCCTGCATCGACCACTCCGGGTCCGTGCACGGAGCGTATTCGTCAGGTATCGACGCTGCGGAGGACTGCCGAAGGCGCCTCTCGACGCAGCTCGGTATCTCCGACCTGTTCCAGGTGGGGAAGATTgtgatgagggaggagatggctgaAGTCATGGTCCCCCTCCAGATATCCAGGCTGtga
- the LOC123047326 gene encoding polyamine oxidase 4 has product MDPNSFKTGGLLLPTIERRCASPPSVIVIGGGISGIAAARVLSNSSFEVTVLESRDRIGGRVHTDYSFGCPIDMGASWLHGVSNENSLAPLIGHLGLRLYHTSGDNSVLYDHDLESCSLFDKNGVAVPMETAAKVGVIFEKILKETVKLRDEQEHDMPLEQAISMVLERHPDLKLEGLDDRILQWCVCRLEAWFAADADEISLKNWDQEHVLTGGHGLMVDGYFPVIQALAQGLDIRLNQRVKKITRQHKGVTVTIEDGTQYSADACIITVPLGVLKANIIKFEPELPSWKSSAIADLGVGIENKVAMHFDKAFWPNVQVLGMVGPTPKTCGYFLNLHKATGHPVLVFMAAGRFAQDVEKLSDKEAVELVMCHLRKMIPDATEPTQYLVSRWGSDPNSLGSYSCDLVGKPSDVCERFSAPVESVLYFAGEAASAEHSGAVHGAYSSGMDAAEECRRRLLMSKGVPDLIQVGAAACEEMADVVAPLQICRT; this is encoded by the exons ATGGATCCCAACAGCTTCAAAACCGGAG GCCTTCTGCTTCCAACCATCGAGAGGCGCTGCGCTTCGCCTCCATCTGTGATCGTGATCGGCGGCGGAATCTCAGGGATCGCCGCGGCTCGTGTCCTCTCCAATTCCTCTTTCGAG GTGACTGTCCTTGAGTCGAGAGATCGAATCGGTGGCCGTGTTCATACGGATTACTCCTTTGGATGCCCCATTGACATGGGAGCCTCATG GTTGCACGGTGTCAGCAATGAGAATTCTTTAGCACCACTGATAGGCCATCTTGGGCTGAGATTATACCACACTAGTGGCGACAACTCTGTTCTGTATGATCACGATTTGGAAAG CTGTTCGCTCTTTGATAAGAACGGCGTTGCAGTCCCAATGGAGACGGCTGCTAAAGTTGGCGTGATATTTGAGAAAATTCTCAAGGAGACGGTGAAACTCCGCGACGAGCAGGAACATGACATGCCCCTTGAACAGGCAATTTCAATGGTTCTTGAGAGGCACCCTGATCTCAA GCTAGAAGGGCTAGATGATCGGATCCTGCAATGGTGCGTCTGCCGGCTGGAGGCATGGTTTGCTGCAGATGCAGATGAAATATCTCTGAAGAACTGGGATCAGGAACATGTTCTCACTGGTGGCCATGGCCTGATGGTTGATGGATACTTTCCAGTAATTCAGGCTCTCGCTCAAGGTCTTGACATCCGTCTGAATCAGAG AGTGAAGAAAATTACACGCCAGCACAAGGGAGTGACGGTCACCATCGAGGACGGCACGCAATACTCGGCCGACGCCTGCATAATCACTGTGCCGCTCGGTGTGCTGAAGGCGAACATAATCAAGTTCGAGCCAGAGCTGCCATCCTGGAAGAGCTCGGCCATCGCCGACCTTGGCGTCGGCATAGAAAACAAGGTCGCCATGCACTTCGACAAGGCCTTCTGGCCGAATGTGCAGGTGCTGGGCATGGTCGGCCCGACGCCCAAGACGTGCGGCTACTTCCTGAACCTCCACAAGGCCACCGGCCACCCGGTGCTGGTCTTCATGGCCGCCGGTCGGTTCGCCCAGGATGTGGAGAAGCTCTCAGACAAGGAGGCGGTGGAACTCGTCATGTGTCACCTGAGGAAGATGATACCCGACGCCACTGAACCC ACTCAGTACCTGGTGTCGCGGTGGGGCTCGGACCCGAACTCTTTGGGGTCCTACTCGTGCGACCTGGTGGGCAAGCCGTCGGACGTGTGCGAGAGGTTCTCGGCGCCGGTGGAGAGCGTGCTGTACTTCGCCGGAGAGGCGGCCAGCGCGGAGCACTCGGGGGCTGTGCACGGCGCGTACTCGTCAGGCATGGACGCCGCAGAGGAATGCCGGAGGAGGCTGCTGATGAGCAAGGGCGTGCCTGACCTCATCCAGGTCGGCGCCGCGGCGTGCGAGGAGATGGCGGACGTCGTCGCCCCTCTCCAGATTTGCCGCACCTAG